The window GGACGCGCAGGATACGGTTGCGTGCCGATAAGCGGCTGCCGTCAACTCTGGATGAGCAGCAGGTCGCGGCGGTACTGGGATCGTGCGAGCGGTTGCGGGACCGGTTGTTGTTCACCCTTCTGGCCGAGACGGGACTACGTATTGGCGAGGCCCTGGGACTGCGCCATGAGGACATCGACGCCGCTGCGTGCGTTGTGTCGGTGGTGGGCCGGGTGAATACCAATGGGGCGCGCGCCAAGTCCGGATCGCGTCAGGTTCCGGTACCGGGCCGGCTGATCCGAATGTACTGCGATTACCTGCATGCCGAGTACGGCGACCTGGATAGCGATTACGTCTTCATCAATCTGTGGGCTGATCCGGTGGGGGCGCCGATGACTTATCGCAGCGTTTACGATTTGGTGCTGCGTCTTCGTGTCAGGACGGGAATCCTCTTCTCCCCACATGTGTTTCGCCACACTTACGCAACGAGCCTGCAAGTGCGCGGTATTGCATCTGATGCATCATTGGGCATGGATGGTGATTGGGAGTCGGTAAGGGATTTCGGTTTTGGAGCGGCCGCCGGCCCGGCCTGGCGGTATGGGCGACACGCTATCTGACCTGGGATGTGATCGCGGGGGTGGCATCTGATGGCACGATGAGGCATGTGTTTCGGTTGCGTTTGATGCCTGATTGTGGCGTCTGATGGCAGGTGTGGTCGGGGGGTTTGGTGTCGGGTGCTCGGGTGGCTGGTTCGGCTGCGTTGACGGTGGTGACGGGTTGCACCCCGGTGCGTCCGGAGCCGGCGTTGTTCGACGCGATGCTGGACGGGTGGCGGTCGCAGCAGCTGGCCCGGCGGTTGGGCGAGTCGATTATCGGTGCGCGGGAACGCACGGTCCGCCGGTTCGGCGAGTTCACCGGTGGCTGGCCGTGGTCCTGGACGGCGGGACAGTTGGAGTCGTGGATCGCGACCGGCGGGTGGGCGCATTCCACGGTCCGCAGCTACCAGGGCGCGGTAGCGGTGTTCCTGGAGTATGTGTGCGACAGCAGGTACGGCTGGGTCGTCGAGTGTGAGCAGCGGGTCGGTGCGCGGCCGGCGCAGATCTGTCACGAGTGGAACACCGCCCGGCACGTGTGCGAATACGAGGGGCGTCCGGCCCGGCGGCCGTTGACCCGGGCGGAGCTGCAGGCGTTCTTCGACGCTGCCGACGACCGGGCCGAACAGGCCATCACCTCGGGCCGCAAGGGATGGCTGGCCGCGTTCCGGGACGCCGCGCTGTTCAAGGTCTGCTATGCGTTCGGGTTACGGCGGCGGGAGGTCGCGATGCTGGATGTGACCGACTTCACGGCGAACCCGGCTGCCCCCGAGTTGGGTGGGCTGGGCGTGTGCCAGGTGCGGTTCGGCAAGGCGATGCGCGGCTCCCCGCCGCGACGCCGGTCGGTCGCCGCGGTGATGCCGTGGGCACTCGAGGCGTTGGAGCAGTACCTGACCCTGGTGCGGCCGCGGTACGCCGCGGCGGCGCATCCGGCGCTGTGGTTGACCGAACGGGGCGGCCGGATCTCGCCGCGGCAGGTCGATGACCGGTTCGCCCGGTGGCGGGCGGCGGCCGGCCTGCCGGCCGAGTTGTCGGTCCACTGCCTGCGTCATTCCTATGTCTCCCACCTGATCGAGGACGGGGTCGACCCGTTGTTCGTGCAGCAGCAGGTCGGGCATTCCTGGGCGTCCACGACGGCGGTGTACACGCAGGTCGGCGCGGACGCCAAGAACCGGATGTTGCGGGCCGCGTTGGATGCCGCGTTCGGTGCGGAATCATCACCGGGGTGAGCGTTCAGGTGGGGTATCACTGGCATCTGCGAGCCCGGATGGCGGCGGCCGGGATGTTCGCGACCACGGACCTGGTGCCGCTGCTGGCCGAACGGGGGGTCGTGCTGTCCCGGGAGCAGGTCTACCGGCTGGTGGCCCGGGTCCCGGAACGTTTGTCGCTGACCACGTTGGCGGCGTTGTGCGACATCCTGTCTTGCACCCCGGCCGATCTCATCGAGCCCTACCGGCCCACCCGTTCCCGCCCGACCCGACGTGACCAGGCCGGGCCGGCCGCGCCGCAACGCCCGACCCGGGCCCGGGTGCTGCCCGACACCGGACGCTGAAAGCCCATGCCGGCCAACGAGACTGGATGCCCGGCCTGCGCCAACGGGCGGTTGTGCACCGGTTGCGGGCGCACGCGGATCATCACCGCGGTCGCGGCGAGGACACCGGATATCCCGATGGGCGTGCTGACCGCTGCGCTGGACGCGGTGGCCGGCCACGCGGCAGTCATCCGGTCATTGGCCGCCGCCCTGGCCGCCGATCCCGATGCGCTCACGGTCGGCGCACCGCCGGTGGTGGGCCGCCTCGTCGGGGAACTGCAGGCCCGCGGGGTGGACCTGCCGGACCCGGTCTGCAGCCGGTGCGGTCGCACCGGCAAGCCGCTGACCCGTTCGCCGGCCGGGGGTGTGTGCGCCCGCTGCCGACGCCGGCAACTCGCGACCGCGTGCCTGCGGTGCGGCGTGGTCAAACCCGTCGCCGGCCGAGACGGGCAGGGCCAGCCGGTCTGCGCGCGGTGCGCCGACCGGCCGCAGCGGGTCTGCGGCAAGTGCGGACGGACCCGACGGATCGCCCGCCGCGCCCGCGACGGCCAACCCGACATCTGCGATTCCTGCTTCCGAGGGCCCGAGGCCGTCTGCAGCCGCTGCGGGCGGCGGCGGCCCTGTTCGTTCGCCTCCGGCCCGAGCCCGGTCTGCGCCCGATGCGCGCCCCGGGCGACCGCGACGTGCGCACACTGCGGCGCCGACCGCCCACCGACCGCCCGGTGGCCCGAGGGACCGGTCTGCGACCCCTGCTACATCGCGGCACTGCGCCGCCGCGGCACCTGCGCGACCTGCCGGACCGGGCGGCGGCTCGTCCACCCGCCCGGCCCGAACGCCACCATCTGCGCCGACTGCGCCGGTGTCCCGGTCAGCCACACCTGCACCGACTGCGGGATCGAGGACAGAGCCTACGAACGCGGCAGGTGCGCATCGTGCGCACTCAACCGCAGAACCGCGGCCGCGTTGTCCGGCCCCGACGGGCAGAACCGGCCCGACCTGGAACCGGTCTACCAGGCGATCACTGCCACCGACGCTCCACGCACCGCGCTGAACTGGCTGCGCAACAGTGCCGGCGCGGCCCTGCTGACCCAGATGGCGTCCGGCGCTGTGGATCTGACCCACCAGGCACTCGACGAGTACCCACGCCCGGGTGTCGCCGGATACCTGCGGGCCGTGCTGGTCGCCAACAACGTCCTGCCGCAACGCGACGAACAACTCACCGCCACCGAACAATTCCTCACCCGCACCCTGGCCGGCGTCACCCGCGACAGCGACCGCCGCCTCGTCCACTCCTACGCCACCTGGCAGGTCCTACGCCGCCTGCGGGTGACCGCGGCACAAGGCGACCGGCCACGCACCTACACCCATCACGCCCGCACCAACATCAACGCCGCAATCGACCTGCTGAACTGGCTCGCCGACCACGAAACCACCCTGGCCGACACCGGCCAAGCCGACATCGACACCTACCTGGCCGGACAACCGCCGTCCCGCTACCGCGTCCGCGACTTCCTCCAATGGGCCGCCGCAACCGGTCACACCGGCCCGGTCACCATCGCCACCCCGGGCCGCAACGCCGGCCCGGCCACCGACCACGACCAACGGTGGGCCCAGATCGCCCGGCTCCTGCACGACGACACCATCGAACTCACCGACAGGGTCGCCGGAGCACTACTGCTGCTCTACGGCCAGCACCTGACCCGGATCGTGGCGATCACCCACGACCAGATCAAAACTCAAGGCCCGCAAGTCTTTCTCCGACTCGGAACCGACGACCTGCACATCCCCGAACCGCTCGCCGAGCTCATCACAGCCCTCGCCCGCGACGGCCGCCCCTACACCGGAGTCGGCACCCCAAGCACCACCCGCTGGCTGTTCCCCGGACTGCAACCCGGCAGACCCCTCACCGCCGCCCGACTCGGCGACCGCCTCCGCAAACTCGGGATCCGAGCCCAACCCGGCCGCCGCGCCGCGCTCACCCACCTCGCCGCCCAACTACCCGCCGCCGTCATCGCCGACCTACTCGGCATCCACCCCACCACCGCCGTCCACTGGGTCCACGACGCCGGCGGCGACTGGAACCGCTACGCCGCCCAACTCACCCACGACGCCAGTCACCAACCATGACGAATGCCTCGCGTGAGCGGCAGCCCGCGGCTGGGCATTCGCAGGGTTCGAACATTGCTGGTTACCAGTTTCAACAACGACGTTTCCCAGGAAGTCGTGCGGCGACTGCTCGACCACACCAGCCACACTATGACCGCCCGATACGCCCGCCTGGCTGACACCACCATCCGTGCCCAGTGGGAACGCGCCCGCAAGATCGACATCCACGGCCATCCCGTCGACACCAGCGCCGACACGCTGATCGGCGACGCAGAGTGGATGAACCATAACCTCGCCCGCGCGAAAATGGCGCTGCCCAACGGCTATTGCGGACTGCCACTGCAGAAGTCGTGCCCGCACGCCAACGCCTGTCTGACGTGCCCTGTATTCATTACCACTCCCGATTTCTTGCCCCAACACCACACTCAGCGCACCCAGACCCTGCAGTTGATCACCGCCGCCGAAGCCCGCGGCCAACAACGCCTGGCTGAATCCAACCGCACCGTGCTGGCCAATCTCGACACCATCATCACCACACTCGAAGCCGACCCGGAGGACGCAGAACATGCGCGCTGACAACAGCTCTCACCTTGCTGCCGCGGCCAAACAGCGCCACGAACAGACCCGCGCCAAAGCGATCGCCGCCCTACACGACCTCGACCAGGCCGGAGCCGCGATCAGCTTCCAAGCCGTAGCCGACCGCGCCGATGTTTCACGCTCCTGGCTCTACACCCAAACCGACCTCAAAGACGAAATCCGCAGGATCCGTGCTCGGCGCCAACCCACGCCCGGCCGCCTCACGCGCTCACCCCAACCCGCCAGCGACGCATCACTGCGGCAACGACTTACCCTCGCTCACCAACGGATCCGCGAACTCGATGAGGATAACCATCGACTCCGCAGTCAAATAGCCCATCTCCACGGCCAAATCCGCACCAGCCGCACCACTCCGTCGAAGACACTGTCCACGACACAAACACCGTAGTCACACCGCAATCCGCTGGCACCGGCTGAAGATAAAGCGCGTTTCCTCAAGCTCACGGTTCTTGCGTTTGAGTTCACGCAATTCTCGCGCGGTATCGGTAGGGATCCCATCACGCTGGCCGGCGTCCACCCGAGCCTGGGCCACCCAGCGGCGCAGCGTCTCGGTGGACACGCTCAACCGCTTGGCCACCGCGGTGATGCAGGCCCATTCCGAGGTGTACTCATCGACATGGTCAATAACCAGTCGGACCGCCTTGACCTTGAACTTCTCGTCGTACTTCTTCGCCATGATGTGAACAACCTTCCCTCGAAAGAAGGTGTGCACGAAACCCGGGGTGATTCACGCAGGGTATTCAGCCATCAGAGGCTGGCCAGATATTTCACAAGGTCGTCAGAACACATTCCAGAGCTGTCGCAAATTTGTTGGCACCTCCGAGCGTTGGCCTCACACCAAGGTGCCTTGCCGTTTTTTGTTGCTTTCGCGAAATCGTCGCTGATAGACGTCGACTTGATATCGATAGCCTTTGCCTTTTGTCCCTCAGGCGTCATTACCGAGTTGCCCGGTTTGCCCGCTTGCGCTACCGCACGGTTGCAGTTGAGGTCCAACATCCACGTGCCCCGATGCGCAGTACGGCCCGAAGAGTCGAGAGTGAACGATTTATAAGCGTTTGTCACGACGCAGTCGTCAGTCGGCAGTTGGCTACCGATTACTGTCGCGATAGCCGGCGTTTGACCCTTGCTCTGCATAATCCCGACGGCTTTCGCGTAGGTCATACCATAATAAGGCGGCGACGCGGCGGCTGCGCCCGTGCCGAAAACACCCGCGACCAGTACTCCGGCCACCCCGACGCCCACACCGATGACGGACTGCCTCATGGTCCCCCTTGCCCGATGACTTACTGCCGGTTCGAACCGACTCGCTCCGGAGCCTACCTGGCCTACCTCGCTTAGTCGACGCGCCAGACGACATGCCTGCGCGGGGGAACTTGAATGTCACCGGTATACACAGATATATCGATATGTTGATATATTGCGGTTCTCCCGTCGGTCGGCGGTCGGATGACAGCGTGCCGCACCACGTTTCCGGGTAGGCGTGACTCGCGACGCTGCTCGCCGAGCTGGTGCACAGGATCCGACCCAAAACTGGCTCTTCGCGGTTGAGGGTGTAGAGGTGGTCGGCGCGTCGTTACCGGGGTAGGGGTCGAGGTCTCCCGATGATGAAGGTTCCTACACGCCTCATCTGGGAGACCTCGACGTGCCTGACGCTACCTTCGCTTGCCCTGATCGAGGTGCCTCACATAAATGTGAGCGCGAAGCGGTTGTTGGTGCCTCACGCTTTGTGAGCGCGTGGGGCTTGCGTTACTTCGCTTTGGCCAATCGGTTGATTGACGGTTGCAATGCTTCCAGGTCGAGGTGACGGGCGGCGGCGAGGGTTTCGGTCTTGGCTTTGGCCAGGTCGAGTAGTTGCATCTGGATGGCGGTGATCTGCCGGGTTAGGTCCAATGTGGTTCCCCCGAAATCGTGGAGGGTTTCCTATGCCGCTTCCGGCTTGGTCTTGGATTCCCTGATCTCGTAGTTGACGGGCGATAGCCCGTCTGCGGCGCTGTGCCGGCGTTGGTGGTTGTAGAAGGTGTAGCACCAGTCGATAACCACGGCCTGCGCATGGATTGTATCACGGAACCGATTGCGGGACAGCACTTCCCATTCTAGCGAGGCGAAAAACGCCTCCGCGGCAGCATTGTCGAAGCATTGACCAGCTAATCGGGGCCGATGGATCGCCGCTGCCGGGTGGGATGGTTCATCGTCGGTGTGGTGATTGGGTGATCTTGCGGATTTGTTCTTCGTGGCGTTTGACGACTTCGGCGAGGGCTTCGACGGCGGTGCGAAGGTGAACGAGTTCGGTGGCGAGGCAGGGCTCCGGCGTTGTTGATTAGCATGCCTGTGAGCTGGGGATATGTGGATTCGTGAAGAGTTGCAGGGCGTTGTTGCTGCTGAATGCCGTTGTGCGGCAGGCTTCGGCAATGTTGGTGGCTCCGGCGAGGCGGTGCAGATTCATGGCGGTGTTACGTAGAGCGGCCATGGTTTGGGGCGCGGTGCCGGTGCGCACGGTCGAGCGGTCCTCGTCGTAACTGACATCACGTACCCAGTGCACCGAATTCTCGATGCCCCAGTGCCGGCGCAGCCAGGAGGCGATCAGCTTGGGTGGGGCCTGTTCGAACGCAACACTGCAGATGGCATAGACAGTCTCGATCGAGCGAACACCGGTGGCAGTCACGACCCGTTCACGGGTGACCTCGGCGATCTGCTTGGCGTAGGGAAACCCGATTCCGCGGGATGCGGTCAGTGTCTTGAGTGTTCGTGTTTCAATGCGGCCGTGACCGCGTTCGGACGGCTCGGCGAAGGTAACTGGCACCTGCGCCCACGGCATGGCCTTGATGCGGGCCAGCAGGCTGGGCTGATTCGACTTCACCGTCATCAGGTAGTGGGATTTCAGGGTGCTGCAGATCAGCTTGGCGGTCTTGGTCTGGGTATGCATTGCGTCGATGGTCACCAGGAGCCGGACGTGCCCAAACAGTCTGAGTAGCGCACGGACGCAGGGTATTTCGTTGCTCTTGTCCGCGACGGCGAGCTGCCCGAGCACCAGCCGGGCGTGATGGGCGAACACCGACACCACATGGACCGCCGCCGCTCCGGCGCGGCGTGCTCCTCGCAACGTCTTGCCATCCAGCGCCACCACCAACAGCGCGTCGCCGGCGGCGGACTGCGCGACAGCCAGCGCGGTGAAGTATGCACCGAGGCGGCGGTCCAGGTCGGCGGCATCCAGACGCGACAGTACGGTCCGAAACGTCTTCTCGCTCGGGCGTCGATACCGAATACCCAACTGCGCGAGAACATCCTGCGGTGCACTCGCTGCCCACGTGGCGAACCCCGCGTAGGAGCGCATGCCGGCCGCCGTAGCCAGGATCGCCACCGCCAACAGCGCCATCAATGAGTACCTCACGCCACGTGCATCACGTGGATCAGGAACCTGCGCCAGCACGTCCAACAGCTCGGTGCGCAGCACACGGACGCGTTCGCCGGATTGCCAGCGAGCCAACGCCTCGGTGATCGAGTCCACGGGTGATACTGACAGGGCAGGCACGGGCAACTCCGAGTGATCGATGAGGTCTGAGCAACTCCATCGTCCTCGGACCGCCCGTGCCTGCCCACCAGCCTCGACGGCGTGTCACCGAATAACCATCAGCCCAGGTCACGGACCCGTAAATCAACAACGCCGGAGCCCTGGGTGGCGAGGCCGGTCAAGGTCCGGGCGTCTGTTTGCCGGGTCCGGTGTTCGTCGACGATGGCACGTCGTTGCTGGTCGCGGTAGAGCGTTGCACGACCGATCTGGGCCTGTTCGGCGACGGCGGTGAAGGTGATCGGATAGCCCTTGGTGACGAACTCGGCGCAGACCCGCTCGACCCTGGCCAGGGTGCTTTCGTTCATGCGGTCTCCGTCTGGGCGATGAGCGCATCGAGTCTGGAGACGAGTTTGCGATGCCGTTCTGCTTCGTCAATCCAGCCGCGTTGTTCTGCGTCCGCGGCCAGATCCTGTGCATCGATGCGTTGGGCTGCAAGGACTCCCAGGTGGGTGGAGTCGGTGTGAAAACTGGGGCAGTTCTCGCAGATGTTGGCATAGGGGCATGAACCTTGCGCAGGTGCGCGCAGGCAGTAGCCACCGGCGAGCCGTGATTTGACCGCCGGCGCGTCCTTCCATCGGGCGCCGGTGACATCGGTGATCGGCAGCTGGGGCCCGGTGGTGGGCAACGGTCCGATGTGGCTTTTCGCCAGGTCCGGGGCGCGTTCGTATTCGGTGCGCACGGTGTGGTCGAAGAGGTGGGCGTAGCGCAGGCTCATCTGGGTGGAGACGTGTCCGAGCAGGGCCATCAACGCCTGCAGCGACACTCCGGCGTTGAAACTGGTGAACGGCGTTGATCGTCTATGTCGAATACCGGTGAGGGAGCGTCTCATCGCACCTTCTCGAAGGAGTTGGGCGCGGTCTGGGCGCGCGTTCGGGCGATCTCGGCGGAATAGTGGGACCAGTCGCCCCCGGCTGCGTGTGCCCAGTCGGCGGCGGTGGTGGTGTGGATGCCGAGCAGGTCGGCCAGCACTGCCGCGGGGACGGTGCTGGCGAGTTACAACATTGCGGCGCGCCGGCCAGTTTGGCAGTCAATTCCAAGTTGGGCGAGGCGTTGACCCAGTCGTGCCGGGGTGATCGGTCGACTAGGGAGGTGTCCGGGGAACAGCCAGTTGCTGTCGGGGGGCGCGGCGATGCTGGTGTGTCGGCGGGGTGCATCGAGGTGGGCGCGCACGAATCCGGCTAGAGGCTCGGCGACTTCGACGTCGCCGGTTCCGAATCGGATCGATAGGTTGTCGCCGCGGTCGTGCACCTGGCTGCGTGTCATTGCCGCGATACGGGATAGCTGTTGGCCGTAGAGCAGCACGAAGCTGCCGGCGACCCGATCGACGGTGACGATGTCGGGGTCATGCAGCAGCCGCTGGGCGAGCCTCCAATAGTCCTGCTCGCTGAGGGCAGGTCCTTCGCGGTGGGCGGCATCCGCCAGGGTCAATGGTGGGGCGAGCTTGCGGGCAGCAGTCCAGCCGAGGAAGTCGGCGATTTCACGGCGCAGCGTAGGTGGGCCGGTCAGCAGCCACTGGTCGATGTCGGCTTGTCGGAGCTGGCTGAGCTGGACGGCGTTGTCGCGCAACCACTCCAGCAGCGCGATCGCAGCCCGCAGGCGCAGGGCCGCATGTCCGGTGGCCGCGGTCGAGGTGGGTCGGGTACGGGCGCGTCGACGGGCACGGTGCAGGATCCGCCAAGTGGCATAGGCGGTCAGCGTGCGCCGGTCCTCTCCGACGGGGACCCGCTCGAGCAGGTCCGCAACTTTCCGCTCGAGCCTGGCCAGCGGTTCGTCGCGCGGTGGTGTGGTAGGACGTCGTGAGCAACGAGTACGGCGCGCAGATAGTCGGCGGCTCGTCGGGTCGGGTGCGCATCGAGGGCTTCGTGGGTCAGCGCGACGTCGCCGCGCGCGAGCGCGGCTAGGATCGCAGCCCCCGCTCCCTTACGCAGCCAGTTCAGCGCGGTCCGTGGGGCGCTGGTCGCCACGATGGCGTCGCGCACCGCGGCGAGCGTGCTGGGCACGATGCCGCTGGAGTCGGCGAGCAGCTCGTCGGTGCGCCGCTCCAGCGTGCATCGGGCGCAGTAGCCGCGGATGTAGAGCTTGTCTTCCACACCGCAGCCGGTGCAGACGTGCCCGGCGGGTCCGGCGCCCGAACACGCGGCGCAGGTATTTGCGCCCGGCCCGGGCGGGGCGACCAGACGCCGGTGGCGCCCGCAGAGGGTGCACGTGCCGGCCCGACGCAGCGCGGCGGTGTAGCACGGGTCGCAGATCGGGCCCTCGGGCCAGCGCGCGGCTGCGGGCCGAGTACCGCCGCAGTGGGCGCACTGGCTGGTCCGGCGTGGCCGGCAGCGACTACATATCGGCCGCCCGGCTGCGACTCCGCTGCAAGGGCGTTCGTCGCCGCAGACCGAGCAGGCCG is drawn from Candidatus Mycolicibacterium alkanivorans and contains these coding sequences:
- a CDS encoding tyrosine-type recombinase/integrase, with amino-acid sequence MTSSPGYVVQRVVMPFGDPESWTVVGADACAVEPVEAFLAHLHAVERSANTVRAYAHDLRDWFTFCTRSGLGWSNVRLEDVGRFVAWLRLGPESRDAPNVVAFPSAPPAGCSEATVNRKLSAVSAFYEFHQRHGVDLGDLLVTWQRRGSGGRSWRPLLAHLGSRPERTRRIRLRADKRLPSTLDEQQVAAVLGSCERLRDRLLFTLLAETGLRIGEALGLRHEDIDAAACVVSVVGRVNTNGARAKSGSRQVPVPGRLIRMYCDYLHAEYGDLDSDYVFINLWADPVGAPMTYRSVYDLVLRLRVRTGILFSPHVFRHTYATSLQVRGIASDASLGMDGDWESVRDFGFGAAAGPAWRYGRHAI
- a CDS encoding DUF6262 family protein; its protein translation is MRADNSSHLAAAAKQRHEQTRAKAIAALHDLDQAGAAISFQAVADRADVSRSWLYTQTDLKDEIRRIRARRQPTPGRLTRSPQPASDASLRQRLTLAHQRIRELDEDNHRLRSQIAHLHGQIRTSRTTPSKTLSTTQTP
- a CDS encoding helix-turn-helix domain-containing protein — encoded protein: MSVQVGYHWHLRARMAAAGMFATTDLVPLLAERGVVLSREQVYRLVARVPERLSLTTLAALCDILSCTPADLIEPYRPTRSRPTRRDQAGPAAPQRPTRARVLPDTGR
- a CDS encoding ISAs1 family transposase — its product is MPALSVSPVDSITEALARWQSGERVRVLRTELLDVLAQVPDPRDARGVRYSLMALLAVAILATAAGMRSYAGFATWAASAPQDVLAQLGIRYRRPSEKTFRTVLSRLDAADLDRRLGAYFTALAVAQSAAGDALLVVALDGKTLRGARRAGAAAVHVVSVFAHHARLVLGQLAVADKSNEIPCVRALLRLFGHVRLLVTIDAMHTQTKTAKLICSTLKSHYLMTVKSNQPSLLARIKAMPWAQVPVTFAEPSERGHGRIETRTLKTLTASRGIGFPYAKQIAEVTRERVVTATGVRSIETVYAICSVAFEQAPPKLIASWLRRHWGIENSVHWVRDVSYDEDRSTVRTGTAPQTMAALRNTAMNLHRLAGATNIAEACRTTAFSSNNALQLFTNPHIPSSQAC
- a CDS encoding site-specific integrase, whose translation is MRRSLTGIRHRRSTPFTSFNAGVSLQALMALLGHVSTQMSLRYAHLFDHTVRTEYERAPDLAKSHIGPLPTTGPQLPITDVTGARWKDAPAVKSRLAGGYCLRAPAQGSCPYANICENCPSFHTDSTHLGVLAAQRIDAQDLAADAEQRGWIDEAERHRKLVSRLDALIAQTETA
- a CDS encoding tyrosine-type recombinase/integrase codes for the protein MAGSAALTVVTGCTPVRPEPALFDAMLDGWRSQQLARRLGESIIGARERTVRRFGEFTGGWPWSWTAGQLESWIATGGWAHSTVRSYQGAVAVFLEYVCDSRYGWVVECEQRVGARPAQICHEWNTARHVCEYEGRPARRPLTRAELQAFFDAADDRAEQAITSGRKGWLAAFRDAALFKVCYAFGLRRREVAMLDVTDFTANPAAPELGGLGVCQVRFGKAMRGSPPRRRSVAAVMPWALEALEQYLTLVRPRYAAAAHPALWLTERGGRISPRQVDDRFARWRAAAGLPAELSVHCLRHSYVSHLIEDGVDPLFVQQQVGHSWASTTAVYTQVGADAKNRMLRAALDAAFGAESSPG